DNA from Apostichopus japonicus isolate 1M-3 chromosome 15, ASM3797524v1, whole genome shotgun sequence:
GATATATTGCTAcaatataaatgtttaattaTAGTCCATTGGAAGAGAAGAATGGACTTCTAAGTTTGTCAAATAACTTGACTTGGCTATTAGAAGAATGTTGTTGTTTAAATATTGCTTTAACATTGTGACATAACTCCATAGCCTTAACTGCCAATAATTCCATGACTGGCCTCATAATCTCCTTCTCTGGGATCCAATTATTCATTTCCATAgaattatttattgatttatttttaatttttcgaTAGGGAAATTAAGTCGACGtgcatttcaaataattttaatCTGTTGGGATGTTAAGTTTTAAATCTTACacgatatattttttataaatcttttatctttttaaaaatgtaatattttaccGTTCAATAACACAATAGCGCCATCTTCTTCAGCATAGCCCGCAGATATCTGAATCGGTTCTTCCGAAAAGCTAGGGATGCTTTCAATAGTCCTGTTTGTCAATACCTTCCATCTCTCTGTATCCTGGAATGCAATTGATTATTAAAAGATTACATAATTAAACAGTGACGTGTACATGATTTCaaatgtggaggggggggggggggtatatagGACAAGGGTAACTTCCAAATGTCCCCTTATTTCAGTAGGGGCATGAGCTGTTTTGAACGGGCCGTATATCAAAACATATTGAGGGGTATAAAGGGTATAAGAGGGGTTTGGCTGTGGGGTCGTTGAATGCGGCTTCtttgcatccccccccccccccaaagaaacaGTTTCAAACAGATTTCAAAGTTTAGCCTGAGGTCAAACGGTGCTCTACCGTGACCAACGAAATGCATCCAACCAGTTGATTTCTTACTCTTATAATAAATaagtcatttagcctttgaagaagatcctggtaggatcgaaacgtcaggccaacttacttttacacaataaatatgatatttagatattgaaataaattatcTCAAGTTTGTAATGCCCAGCAATCTGTTATTAAGGTATATTAAGAACTTACATCTTGATATCTCAATATCTCATTAGTTAAAACCCCCGGCGCTACTCCTAATGACTGTAGGAGAATGGTTTGCTATGACACATAATGTTAACcactatatatacaaacattcaaTAGCGAGTATCTCTCTTAACAAAAACttactttaaatatatataattcccCTTTTTGATAAATTATTGCATCGAAATTAGTCACCAGACAGGCCGGTGGCATGAAGACTGTCGTTGGTGGTTCCGGTGTTGTGGTCGGTGCAGCAGTAGTTGGTGGTTTCGGACCTGTTTATTAGTAGAGCGACATAAACAGATGACCGTCAGTTATGACCAGTAAATATCCTTATTAAAGTTAAATTAatcatttctaaaaaaaaaatatttgcttgaAATTTTACTCACGTCCAAGTAATAAAACTAATCGGATTCGAATACAATAGACAATTTTCTTTTACAGATTCTCAGTATCGTATAATTGAAAGATAACAACAATTCACGCAGAACGAACCTCAACCGGAAGTTACGTcattgtaatataaatatagataaagGTTGACTGAATATAAAATCTAAATAACTGAATAAAGGTAttgatttaattaaataaacaattgtaatgaaaaaatccatTTCTAAATAGACAAACTGATCAAACCGATATGATGATATAATGTGATTGGGTAATCACCCCACctccttcacccccccccccccgcacacaCCGTTCTTATCAAGTATATAGATGTTGAAAAACCTTAAACATTCGCCATTTTTATCAAACCAATGACGTTCTACTCAAAAATAAGAATATAAATGATTGATTGCGATCAGGCTTGTTTTCCCAGTTTTACATCGaatttacattaattatgaTTTGACCCAGCCTCCACTACaataaaattttatttaaaaatattttgtcttAGAGCTACATTTATGACTAGTAGAATATACAAACGTAAAAATCAAGACATTGTCAGAAAGTGTTCAAGTGTTGATCAATTGTAGTCAATATTTATAGCAAACTATGGCTATAGCAAAGCTAGCGAATTCGTTAACGATATGTTCCCAAGTGTGCCAAAAAATATATCTTGAAAGTGATATTACCACCCTCTATATGGGACACAGCTCACCTCatcccccttccctcctccctATATGTACACACGAATGATCACTACAATTTTACCGTATAATTTCTGCACATTTGCAATATCGTCTTCGTGTAGCTGTACGTTCGGATTGTACCCGCGGTAGTACGGGGCCATGATTGCAGCTGAATTTGCCGAATGATCCAAACCTAAGCTATGTCCAAGTTCATGAAGGGCTGTGAAGAAAAGGTCGGTTCctgaagacaaaacaaaaacaaacaaacaattgaaacaatattttgaaaataaaattacaatCGGAATACGAGTAGAAAAGTAATTTCCCCTCTCTTCAATCTCCATTCGTTAAGCCATGAGACGTTAACTGTATATAGTCTTCGTTCCGTTAACTTACCGAAATAGGACTTCACAGTGAAATTTTCATCGTCATCAAAGTGCATGTCTCCGCCAGTACCTGGCCCAGGGTAAAATGCATGGGCCAAAATACCCCCTCTGCCATCAAAATTGCTGCCATCATAGTGGTTACCGGTGGTAAACCATATCTCAATATCCGGTAACTCATCAGAAGAGACTTCGTGGAAGGTCAGTGGCGTGACGTCACTCCATCGTTTAAAAGCCTCTTTGATAGCGCTTTTTATACTAGAGGCATCTAAATCTGGACTGAAATTTCTATAACTGcagtgaaaaaaattaaagttgttCGTACTCTCAATACCATTTGTAGTAATCAATTATAACTGGTTTACTGTATTTCCTGGTAGTTGGTTAACTACAAGTAGAATTTGACATGTCTAACTTTCGACGAAACATAGAATTTcgtacatttaaaaaaaaaaaactctgatactaaatatttgaaatttccaaCGTCCCAATCTGGGGCACCATAGCATCTACAAGACTAAAATTTCACAAGGGAAGCTTCCAGACACCAATTACAGTTTTCATGACCCTAACTTTTGATATAGCTTCCTACGTCACTTATGTGAAGAACAACTTATCCTTCACAGGTAATAAACTACATTCTATCAACCATTATAATGCGTTTTTGTATTTTCACACAAATTATTGAATGATAGAGCATATAGGCTATTAAAGAAGCCGTTGACGTCATTTAGCCACAGATTTTAACCTTTCATTATTTGTTTCGATATCTAAACTTTTTCTCTACTTTCATAAGTATGCTTTGTAAGTATTGATGTTAAGTATCCCACTTTCTAACATGAGTCTTCTGGGGGTTTCTTGGAGGCGGGTGGGTGTGAGGAGGGGAGATACATTAAACATGCCTCTATCGCATTAGGCAAAGCTTTTTGTTGAATATGGTTCTAGTTTGAAGTTGTCGTCGTTTATTTTGTTGCTGTATACTTTAACCTACCTGTAAGTTATTCTACGTGTCTGCCAAATATCAAAGTATTCGATAATATTCTCCGATTTTCGGGTCACCCGAAAGCTCGGTTCGGATGTCGGAAGGGTTTCGGCTTGACTTCGATTTCGAACATCGGCGACGCCGCACCTCGGGTTGTCCATTAATTCGATCGTCCTGGGGTCATACAGCCCCGTAGCTGGATATCCTGCAAATATTTGAGCTGCCTCCAAAGCTGATATGACATCTTCTTGTACAATTAGTTTATTACCTATGTTTTGTAGATAACCATATTTCTGCAGCCATTCCTGTAAAACAGGTACAATTTGAAGGAAATCGATTGATTTATTGGCTAATATGTATCAGCTCGATGAAAGGTACTGCTCAGTATCAGACtaaatggaaaattaaaatttgtttatctATAAAACTGTTTTTTAGGGTTAGATTTATAAGAATCTGGTGGGAAGAAATCTCGGTTCTCAGAGGAACGAATATGAGATACAGGTATAGTCAATCCGTCATCCAAAAAAATTCCATAAGGAACATTACGGAAGTTGAACATAAACAACACTATTTGAgttaattgggggggggggatatcgTCCCGGAAGGGATCTAAGCGGACGCCCACTGATTAAACATAAAGAATTTTCAATTGTTTAGGATGTACCATGTAAGCAtgttctatatatttgtattgaATTCACAAGGCtttttgttgttataatattttttcATAGATGGGGCGTCAGTTCCCCTTGATTTTATTctgcgggagggggggggggtatacgtGGTTTTGATGACACTCATCAAGCCCCGTTTAATTACTATCACATGTGATTTATGGCATAAAGTCATGTGTTGTTAGAACACACATGCTTCCGGTGCAAAGAAAATGGCCACCCAAGCAGCCCCCTTACCATTAGCATGCATGTTCCCAACagcaaaacacacacacacaccataccataccacacgcacacacacacacacacatatatatatatatatatatacacatatataaatatatatatatatatatatatattgatatatatatatatgtgtgtttatatgtataaatatatatatatatatatatatatatatatatatatatatatatatatatatgtatatgtatatgttttgctGTTGAAACATACATGCTTTCACCCAAGTTTCGTTCACCCAACCACCCCCAaccttccccaccccttccctaaACCTACATATGAATGTCCACAATTGCCGCAAAACAATACCATGAATCGTTAATTCGAGACCCATTATTCTATATCGATAGAGTAGCATACATCAACAAACTTACCAAGTAAAATGATATCGGTCGTTGTATTGGTTCTGTGTGATCTGTCGGAGACTCAGATGCTGTCGTTGGAATAACATTACACGTCACACACATAACAAATATTAGAAAGATAAACGGAAATATAAATATCGTACAACCTTCCATGGCGCAATATATCAGTCCTTTACGTCTGACGTCACTTTTCACGCTATAACTACAATTAttcaggaaaaaaaacaaaacatataggTTCAAATAATTTATAGTCTTGACGATAtatcagtaattttttttttgtctatgcAAGTCCTCTTCTCTGTGGTTAACACGTAACACGTCACAGTTATCACCACTCACTCAAAATATCACAatttcaaaaagagaaaagttcCATCTTCTGGTGTATTCAAGAATTCCATATAAATAATCATCGAACGTATTAAAAGTAATTGaactttaataaaatatttccgTCAAGAAAGAGTGTAAATGTTTACGACACATCCGTCAAAATATTGCGACCACCATAGTTCAAATATTTATCACAAATAAATCCTTCCTTTTTCTATAGCATGGTGGTCCACCGCTGTTACTAAGACTGTATTGTGCTTATTTAAAAACTTTAATGCACTGTTCAAGTAGTATGCACTCAAATCCAAAGGTTTAATGACTACAACGGACAAAAAAGGGTAATCCGTTTCAATTCTTTTAAACCACAACAGATCATTTTCATATACGTTTTGTTTCTATGAAAACAGAGACAGTACAACGGAAGTGTTGGTGGGTCATGGAAACGAATTGGATCAAGCCTTCACGCAAATTTCCGGTTTAAAAGGAGCCTTCCGGGAACCAGTGCCTGTAATTGTGTCAATACATGGGGGTCCATG
Protein-coding regions in this window:
- the LOC139981134 gene encoding interstitial collagenase-like, encoding MEGCTIFIFPFIFLIFVMCVTCNVIPTTASESPTDHTEPIQRPISFYLEWLQKYGYLQNIGNKLIVQEDVISALEAAQIFAGYPATGLYDPRTIELMDNPRCGVADVRNRSQAETLPTSEPSFRVTRKSENIIEYFDIWQTRRITYSYRNFSPDLDASSIKSAIKEAFKRWSDVTPLTFHEVSSDELPDIEIWFTTGNHYDGSNFDGRGGILAHAFYPGPGTGGDMHFDDDENFTVKSYFGTDLFFTALHELGHSLGLDHSANSAAIMAPYYRGYNPNVQLHEDDIANVQKLYGPKPPTTAAPTTTPEPPTTVFMPPACLVTNFDAIIYQKGELYIFKDTERWKVLTNRTIESIPSFSEEPIQISAGYAEEDGAIVLLNGSHYWQVDIETTSPRETVFVPFRAMNLPDHIEATFSQVSTNKTYFFKNNTFWVLSHSGDGDTILSDIFKASEKLGGMLSPIDAAFSVGNGSVYFVQGKRYRSFDFQGGSIKTGHSGDFYEEFLGCPTVMNNNNNGSNTLELSITTFLLLFVLSHFTL